Proteins encoded together in one Mannheimia haemolytica window:
- the pepP gene encoding Xaa-Pro aminopeptidase — MDLAYLAKMPQEEFTARRERVFEQMQDNSALLVFTESEKRRNSDSEYLFRPDSYFWYLTGFAEPKSAVLLLKSESKTESIIFVRKKDPLMETWNGRRLGVEEAPKTLQFNAAFDIDDMETVLAKKLENLTACYCALGLQQWGDKILFATFEKIKANRQKVPTTLIDWQPMLSEMRLIKSELEIALIQQACHISSLAHIRAMKQARPNRYEWEIEGEIQHEFSRFGARFPAYNSIVAGGENGCILHYNENDQVLKDGDLLLIDAGAEFAYYAGDITRTFPINGKFSEPQRELYELTLTMQKEAIKLLVPNSSIKAANDKAVQILTQGLVRLGILTGDMETLIEQKAYRQFYMHGLGHWLGLDVHDVGDYGTERDRPLQIGMVLTVEPGIYIPQDADVPEQYKGIGIRIEDNLLITEYGNKNLTSGCPKEITDIEQIMLTA; from the coding sequence ATGGATCTCGCTTATTTGGCTAAAATGCCACAAGAAGAATTTACTGCACGCCGTGAACGTGTGTTTGAGCAAATGCAAGATAATTCAGCCTTATTAGTTTTTACCGAATCGGAAAAACGCCGTAATAGTGACTCTGAATATCTATTTAGGCCGGATAGCTACTTTTGGTATTTAACCGGTTTTGCAGAGCCTAAATCAGCGGTATTACTGCTGAAAAGCGAAAGTAAAACAGAAAGTATTATTTTTGTGCGTAAAAAAGACCCTTTAATGGAAACCTGGAATGGCAGACGTTTAGGGGTTGAGGAAGCTCCAAAAACGTTACAATTTAACGCAGCTTTTGATATTGATGACATGGAAACTGTTCTTGCAAAAAAATTAGAAAATCTGACCGCTTGTTATTGTGCGTTAGGGCTACAACAGTGGGGCGATAAGATTCTGTTTGCAACATTTGAAAAAATAAAAGCGAATCGCCAAAAAGTGCCGACAACCTTGATTGATTGGCAACCAATGTTATCGGAAATGCGGTTGATTAAATCGGAGCTGGAAATTGCCTTGATTCAACAGGCGTGCCATATTTCTTCGCTAGCACATATCCGAGCAATGAAACAAGCTCGCCCAAATCGTTATGAATGGGAAATTGAGGGGGAAATTCAACACGAATTTAGCCGCTTTGGGGCAAGATTTCCGGCGTATAATTCGATTGTTGCTGGCGGTGAGAATGGCTGTATTCTTCACTACAATGAAAATGATCAGGTGCTTAAAGACGGCGATTTATTGCTGATTGATGCAGGGGCGGAGTTTGCGTATTATGCCGGCGATATTACCCGAACCTTCCCCATCAATGGCAAATTCTCTGAACCGCAAAGAGAGCTATATGAATTAACCTTAACTATGCAAAAAGAGGCGATCAAGCTGCTCGTTCCAAACAGCTCGATTAAAGCGGCAAACGATAAGGCTGTGCAGATTCTCACGCAGGGCTTGGTTCGTTTAGGCATTCTAACCGGTGATATGGAAACCCTCATTGAGCAAAAAGCCTATCGCCAATTTTATATGCACGGTTTAGGGCATTGGCTAGGGCTAGATGTTCACGATGTGGGAGATTATGGCACGGAGCGGGATCGCCCTCTGCAGATTGGTATGGTGCTAACAGTCGAACCCGGTATCTATATTCCTCAAGATGCCGATGTGCCGGAGCAATATAAAGGCATTGGGATTCGTATTGAAGATAACCTTTTGATTACCGAATATGGCAACAAAAACTTAACCAGCGGTTGTCCGAAAGAGATTACAGATATTGAGCAGATAATGCTAACTGCGTAA
- the glpX gene encoding Fructose-1,6-bisphosphatase 1 class 2 translates to MKRTLSFEFSRVTEAAALAAYSWLGRGDKNAADDAAVKAMRFMLNQMEIRGEIVIGEGEIDEAPMLYIGEKIGLSRLEDEEISIAVDPIDGTRMTAMGQANALSVLAAGGKETFLKAPDMYMEKLVVGQECKGMIDLNLPLEQNLRRVASKKGKLLSQLTIAILAKPRHEKIIADVQKLGVRVIAIPDGDVAAAVQCCLPESELDLLYGIGGAPEGVVAGAAVRALGGDMNARLIPRNQVKGNSPENLTAAEKELSRCNEMNVPVNSVLKLEDLVRDDNIVFVATGITSGELLKGIKRRGNIASTETLLIRGKSRTIRKIQSDHYVDRKDNELLSLLDL, encoded by the coding sequence ATGAAACGAACTCTTTCTTTTGAATTTTCTCGTGTTACGGAAGCTGCGGCTCTTGCAGCTTACTCTTGGCTTGGTCGTGGCGATAAAAATGCCGCTGATGACGCGGCGGTGAAAGCCATGCGTTTTATGCTGAACCAAATGGAAATCCGTGGTGAAATTGTGATCGGTGAAGGCGAGATTGATGAAGCACCGATGCTTTATATTGGCGAGAAAATTGGTTTATCTCGCTTAGAAGATGAGGAAATCAGCATTGCGGTTGACCCAATTGATGGCACTCGTATGACTGCAATGGGGCAGGCAAATGCGTTGTCCGTATTAGCAGCAGGCGGTAAAGAAACCTTCTTAAAAGCCCCTGATATGTATATGGAAAAATTGGTGGTAGGGCAGGAATGTAAAGGAATGATTGATTTAAATCTTCCGCTTGAGCAAAATCTTCGCCGTGTCGCCTCGAAAAAGGGCAAGTTGCTTTCCCAATTAACGATTGCCATTCTTGCCAAGCCCCGCCACGAAAAAATTATCGCTGATGTCCAAAAATTAGGGGTAAGAGTAATTGCAATTCCTGATGGCGATGTTGCGGCTGCGGTGCAATGTTGTTTACCGGAGAGTGAATTAGATCTGCTTTATGGCATTGGCGGTGCACCTGAAGGGGTAGTGGCAGGGGCTGCGGTTCGTGCATTGGGTGGCGATATGAATGCACGTTTAATTCCTCGCAACCAAGTTAAAGGCAATAGCCCTGAAAATTTAACAGCGGCAGAAAAAGAGCTTTCACGTTGTAATGAAATGAATGTGCCGGTGAATAGCGTGTTGAAGTTAGAAGATTTAGTGCGTGATGACAATATCGTCTTTGTTGCAACGGGCATTACCTCAGGTGAATTGTTAAAAGGGATTAAACGTAGAGGCAATATTGCCAGTACTGAAACCTTGCTTATTCGTGGCAAGTCTAGAACCATTCGTAAAATTCAATCCGACCATTATGTCGATCGTAAAGATAACGAACTCCTTTCTTTATTGGATTTATAA
- the zapB gene encoding Cell division protein ZapB: MSVSVLDQLEEKIKQAVETIQLLQLEVEELKGKNDTAKQENDTLRNEYEQLKVEQQNFQDRLRSLLGQIDNV; encoded by the coding sequence ATGTCAGTATCGGTGTTAGACCAATTAGAAGAAAAAATTAAACAAGCTGTTGAAACTATTCAATTACTTCAATTAGAAGTTGAAGAATTAAAAGGCAAAAACGATACAGCAAAACAAGAAAACGACACATTGCGTAATGAATATGAGCAATTAAAAGTGGAACAGCAAAATTTCCAAGATCGTTTACGTTCACTTTTAGGTCAAATCGACAACGTTTAA